The following are encoded in a window of Collinsella aerofaciens genomic DNA:
- a CDS encoding NAD-dependent epimerase/dehydratase family protein — protein sequence MQDRKVLVTGAAGFIGAFLVKRLLETTDDAIIGLDNVNSYYDPGIKEARLRMLAEVDKAGRFAFVRGDLCDAALIERLFAENGFDVVVNLAAQAGVRYSIENPKAYIDSNLVGFFNILEACRRHPVKHLVYASSSSVYGGNEKVPFSEDDRVDSPVSLYAATKKSNELMAAAYSKLYSIPATGLRFFTVYGPMGRPDMAYFGFTEKLRRGDTIKIFNMGDCKRDFTYVDDIVEGVRRVMDGAPEVKIGVDGLPMAAHRVYNIGNSNPENLLIFVDTLQRVLVEEGVLPADYDFEAHKQLVPMQPGDVPVTYADTGALERDFGYKPATPLEDGLREFAKWYREFYGN from the coding sequence ATGCAGGATAGAAAAGTCCTCGTCACTGGCGCCGCCGGCTTCATCGGGGCGTTTCTGGTGAAGCGGCTGCTCGAAACCACCGACGACGCGATCATCGGTCTGGACAACGTGAACAGCTACTACGACCCTGGCATCAAGGAGGCTCGCCTGCGAATGCTGGCGGAGGTGGACAAGGCGGGGCGTTTCGCCTTCGTGCGCGGCGACCTGTGCGATGCCGCGTTGATAGAGCGCCTGTTCGCTGAGAACGGCTTCGACGTTGTGGTGAACTTGGCCGCCCAGGCCGGTGTGCGATACTCCATCGAGAACCCCAAGGCCTACATAGACAGCAACCTGGTAGGGTTCTTCAATATATTGGAGGCTTGCAGGCGCCACCCGGTGAAGCATCTTGTCTACGCGAGCTCTTCCTCCGTCTACGGCGGCAACGAGAAAGTGCCTTTCTCGGAGGACGACCGTGTAGACTCTCCGGTGAGCCTGTACGCCGCCACAAAGAAGTCCAACGAGCTAATGGCCGCGGCCTACTCCAAGCTTTACTCCATCCCAGCCACGGGCCTGCGCTTCTTTACGGTGTATGGGCCCATGGGAAGGCCCGACATGGCATACTTCGGCTTCACCGAGAAGTTGCGTCGTGGCGATACGATTAAGATTTTCAACATGGGCGATTGTAAGCGCGACTTTACGTACGTGGACGATATTGTGGAGGGCGTGCGCAGGGTCATGGACGGCGCTCCTGAGGTCAAGATCGGTGTTGATGGTTTGCCAATGGCCGCTCATCGCGTGTATAACATCGGCAATTCGAATCCCGAGAACTTGCTGATCTTCGTTGATACGCTGCAGCGTGTGCTGGTTGAGGAGGGCGTGCTCCCCGCCGATTACGATTTCGAGGCGCATAAGCAGCTCGTTCCTATGCAGCCTGGTGACGTGCCTGTAACCTATGCGGATACTGGCGCCTTGGAGCGCGATTTTGGTTACAAACCCGCAACGCCGCTCGAGGACGGTCTTCGTGAATTCGCGAAGTGGTATCGCGAGTTCTACG